Proteins found in one Aneurinibacillus uraniidurans genomic segment:
- the spoIIE gene encoding stage II sporulation protein E, whose amino-acid sequence MANQASAKWTGKMSMSDSVQQAGQKIGQKGKGWLTSVATRWGALHLLMGFLLGRAVILQELSPFAVPFFAVMYFLKKNRLLLIMFSVITGSAMQSTGIAASNFTAMVFIVVMLSILERRKKSDLHYAPLLSFLAVLLASNTVDYFTGHLGLYTAFMNVVEAVLSLILAHIFVQAIPLLTKRRNANHLRTEEIICLIILLASVMTGTAGWIVQDVAVDNILARYLVLMFAAVGGGTVGAAVGVVTGLILSLANVQAVYQISLLAFSGLLAGLLREGNKLVIAVGLLMGSSILTLYVGEHREILQSTLETFIAVLLFLFTPRSVMNEIATFIPGTEENESSQQQYLRKVRDVTVDRIEQFSRLFTKLSDTFVNPHLVEEASEEMQVEAFLAEVTRNTCDRCWKREQCWSRNFEGTYEFMSDMVHVMKREGEVTVNDMPKEFLRKCVRQERVMQGMEREFVRWQNQLYLKQQIADSRRLVAEQLAGVSRVMHNFAGELQKEGIHLHLQEQQILQALEGMGLSVRDVDILNLEEGKVDIEIVQPYCQGRDECSKLISPLLTDILGEKITVKEKGCQAFADGSCKMCLGSAQEFELLTGVAGAAKGGQLLSGDCFKIMEFGPGKMALAMSDGMGNGERAYRESSSTLELLQQLLESGMEESLSIKSVNTVLSLRSPDEIFATVDLALIDLHNAKAKFIKTGSTPSFIKRGDQVIPISANNLPIGIIDDIDVDIVSQQLKPGDLLIMMTDGIYEAARTVENKTLWMKRKISELKTNDPQEVADCLLELVIRHHYGEIHDDMTVMVARVDRYMLPWATIPVPNAPHIDRPRYVS is encoded by the coding sequence ATGGCAAATCAAGCATCAGCAAAGTGGACAGGAAAAATGAGTATGTCTGATTCAGTTCAACAGGCAGGCCAGAAAATAGGACAAAAAGGAAAAGGGTGGCTTACAAGTGTTGCTACGCGATGGGGAGCACTTCACCTTCTTATGGGTTTTTTGCTTGGACGGGCTGTTATTTTGCAAGAGCTCTCCCCGTTCGCTGTCCCTTTTTTCGCCGTTATGTATTTCCTCAAGAAAAACAGGTTGTTGCTCATTATGTTTTCGGTTATTACGGGCAGCGCCATGCAGTCAACGGGAATCGCAGCGTCAAATTTTACGGCGATGGTTTTTATCGTTGTGATGCTAAGCATCCTGGAGAGGCGAAAAAAGTCCGACTTACATTACGCGCCCCTCCTCTCATTTCTCGCGGTCCTCCTCGCAAGCAATACAGTTGACTATTTTACAGGCCATCTTGGGCTATATACAGCCTTCATGAATGTGGTTGAAGCGGTGCTAAGCTTAATTCTCGCTCATATCTTTGTGCAGGCCATTCCTCTTCTTACCAAGCGACGAAATGCTAATCACCTGAGAACAGAAGAAATTATTTGCCTGATTATTTTATTAGCCTCCGTCATGACAGGAACGGCAGGGTGGATTGTGCAAGATGTAGCGGTCGATAACATTTTGGCCCGTTATCTCGTGCTGATGTTTGCAGCAGTTGGTGGAGGGACAGTGGGGGCTGCTGTCGGGGTTGTGACCGGTTTGATCTTGAGTCTGGCGAATGTTCAGGCTGTTTATCAGATTAGCTTGCTAGCCTTTTCCGGTCTTTTGGCCGGATTGCTTCGTGAAGGTAATAAGTTGGTGATTGCTGTGGGCCTCCTGATGGGTTCATCTATTCTTACGTTGTATGTAGGAGAGCATCGGGAGATTTTGCAGTCAACGCTTGAGACCTTTATTGCGGTATTATTGTTCCTGTTTACACCGCGGTCGGTGATGAATGAGATTGCCACCTTTATTCCGGGTACGGAAGAGAACGAGTCGTCCCAGCAGCAGTATTTGCGCAAAGTCCGGGATGTGACCGTCGATCGAATTGAGCAATTCTCACGTTTGTTTACCAAACTGTCCGATACGTTCGTGAATCCTCACCTGGTAGAGGAGGCGAGTGAAGAGATGCAGGTGGAGGCGTTTTTGGCAGAGGTAACAAGAAACACGTGTGATCGCTGCTGGAAGCGGGAGCAGTGCTGGAGCCGCAATTTTGAAGGGACGTATGAATTTATGAGCGACATGGTTCACGTGATGAAGCGTGAGGGAGAAGTTACGGTTAATGACATGCCGAAAGAATTCCTGCGCAAATGTGTGCGACAGGAGCGTGTGATGCAGGGGATGGAACGGGAATTCGTCCGCTGGCAGAATCAGCTGTATTTAAAACAGCAAATCGCCGACAGCAGGCGCCTTGTGGCAGAGCAGCTAGCCGGGGTATCGCGTGTCATGCACAATTTTGCCGGGGAGTTGCAAAAAGAAGGCATTCATCTGCATCTGCAGGAACAGCAGATTTTGCAGGCACTTGAAGGGATGGGGCTCTCAGTGCGGGATGTCGACATATTGAACCTAGAAGAAGGGAAGGTGGATATTGAGATTGTTCAGCCGTATTGCCAGGGACGGGATGAGTGTTCGAAGCTGATTTCACCGCTGTTGACGGACATTCTCGGCGAGAAAATTACGGTAAAGGAAAAAGGGTGCCAGGCGTTTGCGGATGGATCATGCAAAATGTGTCTAGGATCGGCCCAAGAGTTTGAACTACTGACAGGGGTAGCCGGAGCCGCCAAAGGAGGACAGCTATTATCCGGTGATTGCTTTAAAATCATGGAATTTGGGCCAGGGAAAATGGCGCTTGCGATGAGTGACGGGATGGGCAATGGAGAGCGAGCATACCGGGAGAGTTCCTCCACGCTTGAGCTGCTGCAGCAGCTTCTCGAATCCGGCATGGAAGAATCACTCAGCATCAAATCGGTGAATACGGTGCTCTCCCTGCGCTCACCAGATGAGATATTTGCGACGGTAGACCTTGCGCTTATTGATTTGCATAATGCAAAAGCGAAATTCATTAAAACCGGCTCAACCCCAAGCTTTATTAAACGCGGTGATCAGGTCATTCCGATCTCGGCTAATAATTTGCCGATTGGGATCATTGACGACATCGACGTAGATATTGTAAGCCAGCAGTTGAAGCCGGGCGACCTTCTTATTATGATGACAGATGGCATTTATGAAGCAGCGCGTACCGTTGAGAACAAAACGTTGTGGATGAAGCGGAAAATCTCCGAATTGAAAACAAATGACCCGCAGGAGGTGGCTGACTGTCTGCTTGAGCTGGTGATTCGCCATCATTATGGTGAAATTCATGATGATATGACCGTGATGGTAGCGCGTGTTGATCGGTATATGCTGCCATGGGCGACCATTCCTGT
- a CDS encoding FtsB family cell division protein, translating into MQKPQSTPQNYGRKRRMRVLQIFVVLFLGWAGYTYYEQSQELAEKQRSFADLQRQADETKQKQKELELQVKRLNDSQYIAELARQQLFLSKQGEVIFITPEQNKKAQ; encoded by the coding sequence ATGCAGAAACCGCAATCTACGCCACAAAACTACGGACGTAAGCGCCGAATGCGTGTTTTGCAGATTTTTGTCGTTCTGTTTCTGGGATGGGCCGGGTATACGTACTATGAGCAAAGCCAGGAACTGGCTGAAAAACAGCGCAGTTTCGCGGATTTACAGCGCCAGGCGGATGAAACAAAGCAAAAGCAGAAAGAACTCGAATTACAGGTGAAACGCTTAAATGACAGCCAGTATATTGCCGAGCTGGCTCGTCAACAGCTCTTTCTTTCGAAGCAGGGTGAAGTCATCTTCATCACACCTGAACAAAACAAAAAAGCACAGTAA
- the yabQ gene encoding spore cortex biosynthesis protein YabQ, which produces MTLTGQAVTMLSMVLCGGAVGILYDTYRTFERRCHLTRWLVWICDFLFWISCIFLVFGTLLRINEGVVRLYIFFGIGIGAIVYFLMLRYPYLALLNRMITFGLWLYRLLVRTGYYLLVVPILFLYRVVKKSVLLLLTCLLVTGQWLLRPFHWVGRWVWNMVWSRIRKPLGRAKRYGTKRWQALTAWLKGKKM; this is translated from the coding sequence GTGACGCTTACCGGGCAAGCTGTGACGATGCTGTCGATGGTACTGTGCGGGGGCGCGGTCGGAATTTTATATGATACATACCGGACATTTGAGCGGCGCTGCCACCTGACCCGCTGGCTCGTCTGGATATGTGATTTTTTATTCTGGATAAGCTGTATATTTCTCGTGTTCGGTACGCTGCTACGGATAAATGAGGGGGTTGTACGCCTCTATATTTTTTTCGGAATTGGCATTGGGGCGATTGTCTACTTCCTGATGCTCAGGTATCCATATCTTGCTCTGCTGAACCGAATGATCACGTTTGGCTTGTGGTTATATCGGCTTCTGGTTCGTACAGGCTATTACTTGCTTGTTGTCCCGATTCTTTTCTTGTATCGGGTCGTCAAGAAGAGTGTGCTACTTCTCCTGACCTGCCTGCTCGTTACCGGGCAATGGCTCCTTCGCCCGTTCCACTGGGTAGGACGATGGGTGTGGAATATGGTATGGAGTCGAATACGAAAACCGCTTGGCCGGGCAAAGCGATATGGTACGAAACGATGGCAAGCCTTGACTGCGTGGCTAAAAGGTAAGAAAATGTAA
- the yabP gene encoding sporulation protein YabP, which yields MMDTNPKKQIRHDIVMINRKKLDITGVLKVESFDHEEFLLQTEAGFLTIKGKNLHMKNLSLETGQVSIEGIVFAMEYIDEAYQAEKAKGLFGRIFK from the coding sequence ATGATGGACACGAATCCGAAGAAGCAGATCCGCCATGATATTGTGATGATCAACCGTAAAAAGCTTGATATCACAGGCGTGCTAAAAGTTGAGAGCTTCGATCACGAGGAATTTCTCCTGCAGACGGAAGCAGGATTCCTAACGATAAAAGGAAAAAATCTGCATATGAAAAACTTGAGCCTTGAGACCGGGCAAGTGTCGATAGAGGGGATCGTATTTGCGATGGAGTATATCGACGAAGCGTATCAAGCGGAGAAGGCCAAAGGGTTATTTGGCCGGATCTTTAAGTGA
- a CDS encoding RNA-binding S4 domain-containing protein, with translation MRLDKYLKVSRLVKRRTLAKEVCDQGRVTINGQAAKSSASVKVGDELAVRYGNKTVTVKVEKLLDTTKKDEAATLYTLLKEEMIPREDRENVDTGIW, from the coding sequence ATGAGACTGGATAAGTATCTGAAGGTGTCGCGTCTCGTTAAGCGACGCACCCTTGCCAAAGAAGTGTGTGACCAGGGGCGGGTTACCATTAATGGGCAAGCAGCCAAATCGAGTGCTAGTGTGAAGGTCGGTGATGAGCTAGCTGTGCGGTATGGCAATAAGACGGTTACCGTCAAAGTTGAGAAATTGCTCGACACAACAAAGAAAGACGAGGCAGCAACACTTTACACGTTGCTGAAAGAAGAAATGATTCCGCGCGAAGACCGGGAAAATGTCGACACAGGCATCTGGTAG
- the mazG gene encoding nucleoside triphosphate pyrophosphohydrolase, producing MKKLVIIGLGAGNLEGLPLGVYRAIKEAEHLYLRTAHHPVVDELAAEGVTFESFDSVYEAHDDFPEVYEEISERLLKLASEYTTITYAVPGHPLVAERAVQLLLAKAPERGIEVEVKGGQSFLDPAFAALKVDPVEGFALLDATDLREHQLQPTMHQLICQVYDTFVASDVKLTMMEVYPDEYPVTVVTAAGIAGQEQITTVPLYELDRLDTYTNLTTVYVPPTEDDRALNRQFFRLRDIVATLRSPEGCPWDRAQTHESIRKNLIEETYEVLETIDDDDPDAMCEEMGDLLLQIMLHAQMAEEDGYFTVHDVIAGLNEKLIRRHPHVFGTLEAGNEAEALANWEAIKKEEKKEKGDDLVASRLDGVPRDLPALMKAYKYQKKAAQVGFDWDKLAEVLDKVKEEWQELQEAETPEHQREELGDLLFAIVNVARFMKIDPEEALALTNKKFYSRFSYIEQSLAEAGKAFEEVTLDEMEALWQAAKQEEKEEEAE from the coding sequence ATGAAGAAACTGGTTATTATCGGGCTTGGAGCCGGCAACCTTGAAGGGCTGCCGCTCGGTGTGTACCGGGCAATTAAGGAAGCAGAACATCTGTATTTGCGTACAGCGCATCACCCGGTTGTAGATGAATTAGCCGCAGAAGGGGTTACATTCGAAAGTTTTGATTCTGTATACGAAGCGCATGATGATTTTCCAGAAGTATATGAAGAGATTAGTGAGCGCCTGCTAAAGCTTGCGAGTGAATACACGACTATTACGTATGCCGTACCAGGTCACCCACTTGTTGCGGAACGGGCAGTACAGCTTTTGCTTGCTAAAGCGCCAGAACGGGGCATAGAGGTAGAAGTAAAAGGTGGGCAGAGTTTCCTTGACCCGGCATTTGCCGCGCTTAAAGTTGATCCGGTTGAGGGTTTCGCGCTGCTTGATGCGACAGACTTACGTGAACATCAATTACAACCGACGATGCATCAATTGATCTGTCAGGTGTATGATACGTTCGTTGCGTCTGATGTAAAGCTGACGATGATGGAGGTATATCCGGATGAGTACCCGGTAACGGTTGTTACAGCAGCGGGCATTGCCGGGCAAGAACAGATTACAACCGTGCCGCTGTATGAGCTAGACCGACTTGATACATATACGAACTTAACGACTGTATACGTGCCACCAACCGAGGATGATCGAGCATTGAATCGACAATTCTTTCGTCTGCGTGATATTGTGGCGACTTTACGCAGTCCGGAAGGCTGTCCATGGGACCGTGCTCAGACGCATGAATCGATTCGGAAAAACCTGATTGAAGAAACATACGAAGTACTTGAAACAATTGACGATGATGATCCAGATGCGATGTGTGAAGAGATGGGAGACCTGCTTCTTCAGATCATGCTGCATGCACAGATGGCAGAAGAGGACGGGTATTTTACCGTACACGATGTCATTGCCGGGCTAAATGAGAAGTTGATTCGTCGTCATCCGCATGTGTTTGGTACGTTGGAAGCAGGTAATGAAGCAGAAGCCCTTGCGAACTGGGAAGCGATTAAGAAAGAAGAGAAGAAAGAGAAGGGGGATGACCTGGTAGCATCCCGCCTAGATGGTGTACCGCGTGACTTGCCTGCACTGATGAAGGCTTACAAATACCAGAAGAAAGCGGCCCAGGTTGGATTTGATTGGGACAAGCTTGCGGAAGTATTGGATAAAGTGAAGGAAGAATGGCAGGAACTGCAGGAGGCGGAAACGCCGGAACATCAGCGGGAGGAACTGGGGGATTTGTTATTCGCAATTGTGAACGTTGCCCGCTTCATGAAGATTGATCCAGAGGAAGCGCTGGCACTGACGAATAAGAAATTTTATTCCCGATTCTCCTATATCGAGCAAAGCCTTGCGGAAGCGGGCAAAGCGTTCGAAGAGGTAACACTTGATGAGATGGAAGCGTTATGGCAGGCAGCCAAACAAGAAGAAAAAGAGGAGGAAGCGGAATGA
- a CDS encoding putative polysaccharide biosynthesis protein, giving the protein MSRDQGASFLKGAAILGAGALLSKMLGVVYRIPYQNITGDLGYYVYTQVYPLYSALLILATAGFPIAISKFVAEKLAIGDVYGAKRVFRVSAVVLSITGLLFFVLLWAGAPWIASLMRDVRLTQPIRSVSFALLIVPIMAAMRGYFQGHHNMVPTAVSQIGEQFVRVTTIIILSYWFMKTTGDVYLAGSGAVFGAVTGAIFAFCIMLLFWRHNRDRQRQYGQVQAGAMAGQSDTVREIVRKLFYYAIPICLGSLVLPLMQLADSFSVVSMLMRGGYGSDEAYVLKGIFDRGQPLVQFAAFFATALSLSIVPAIAEAAARREYHLIAGRTELALRLTFLFGLPASIGLAIVAGPVNVMLYENGNGTTALTILAFTTIFSTLGITSAGILQGMGQVILPVRNLLIGVLIKLGLNIVLIPMFGIVGAALSTVCSYMIATILNVYAVVSLTGVRFGLVSFFLKPFTAVGMMALAAFVARQAAEHSLAGLISSPRLYCTAVSLFAVGVGVMMYAASLLLSGTVTRSELESTKAGRRLVPLLKRLRLLHE; this is encoded by the coding sequence ATGTCCAGGGATCAAGGGGCATCATTTTTAAAAGGGGCGGCCATACTCGGGGCCGGGGCCTTGCTGTCAAAGATGCTGGGTGTCGTATATCGCATTCCGTATCAAAATATTACAGGTGACCTGGGCTATTATGTATATACACAGGTGTATCCACTCTATAGTGCACTTTTGATTCTGGCAACCGCAGGCTTTCCGATTGCGATCTCCAAGTTTGTGGCAGAGAAGCTAGCGATTGGGGATGTGTACGGAGCCAAACGTGTTTTTCGTGTATCGGCTGTCGTGTTGAGTATAACGGGACTGCTGTTTTTTGTGCTGTTATGGGCTGGGGCACCGTGGATTGCATCACTTATGCGAGATGTACGCTTAACGCAGCCAATTCGGAGTGTTTCCTTTGCACTTCTAATCGTACCGATTATGGCAGCGATGCGAGGTTACTTCCAGGGGCATCATAACATGGTGCCGACGGCTGTGTCACAGATCGGAGAGCAGTTCGTTCGGGTTACAACGATTATTATTTTATCGTACTGGTTTATGAAGACAACCGGAGATGTATATCTGGCCGGGTCTGGTGCGGTCTTCGGTGCAGTTACGGGTGCGATCTTCGCTTTTTGTATTATGCTGTTGTTCTGGCGGCACAATCGGGATCGACAGCGGCAGTATGGTCAGGTGCAGGCCGGGGCAATGGCCGGGCAAAGTGACACAGTGCGTGAGATTGTTCGCAAGCTGTTTTATTATGCGATTCCGATCTGTCTGGGTTCACTCGTGCTCCCACTTATGCAGCTTGCTGATTCGTTCTCGGTTGTGAGTATGCTTATGCGGGGAGGATATGGATCAGACGAGGCGTATGTATTAAAAGGGATATTCGACCGGGGGCAGCCGCTTGTACAGTTTGCGGCGTTCTTTGCGACAGCATTGTCATTGTCGATTGTTCCAGCGATTGCGGAGGCAGCAGCACGGAGAGAGTACCATCTGATTGCCGGACGTACGGAACTGGCATTGCGTCTTACGTTCCTGTTCGGGCTGCCTGCTTCGATTGGACTTGCTATCGTCGCAGGTCCGGTGAATGTTATGCTGTATGAGAACGGAAATGGGACGACTGCGCTAACTATTCTGGCGTTTACGACGATCTTCTCAACGCTTGGGATTACATCCGCTGGGATTCTACAGGGAATGGGGCAGGTCATACTACCGGTTCGTAACTTGTTGATCGGCGTGCTTATTAAATTGGGGCTTAATATTGTGCTCATTCCGATGTTTGGCATTGTGGGTGCAGCACTGTCCACTGTTTGTTCCTATATGATTGCAACAATATTGAACGTATACGCTGTGGTGTCTTTGACTGGCGTAAGATTCGGATTGGTTTCATTTTTCCTGAAGCCGTTTACTGCTGTTGGTATGATGGCGCTTGCTGCATTTGTTGCCCGGCAGGCGGCAGAGCACAGTCTGGCAGGGCTTATTTCTTCCCCACGACTGTATTGTACAGCAGTTAGCTTGTTCGCTGTAGGAGTGGGGGTAATGATGTACGCGGCATCGCTGTTACTATCGGGCACGGTAACGCGATCTGAGCTAGAGAGTACAAAGGCAGGACGTAGACTTGTTCCTTTGCTTAAGCGTCTGCGTTTGCTTCACGAATAG
- the spoVT gene encoding stage V sporulation protein T, with product MKATGIVRRIDDLGRVVIPKEIRRTLRIREGDPLEIFVDRDGEVILKKYSPIGELGDFAKEYADSLYESTNHITLISDRDTIIAVSGASKKEYMDKPVGEMIESCMEERKVTLQTNTGACEIIRDNEETYTSYVIAPIIAGGDPIGAVILLTKEDQVKMADLEVKLAETAAGFLAKQMEQ from the coding sequence ATGAAAGCAACTGGAATTGTTCGCCGTATCGACGATCTGGGGCGTGTTGTTATTCCGAAAGAAATTCGCCGTACGCTTCGTATCCGGGAAGGCGATCCGCTCGAAATTTTCGTTGATCGCGATGGGGAAGTTATTCTGAAGAAATATTCGCCAATTGGCGAACTCGGAGATTTTGCGAAGGAATATGCGGATTCTCTTTATGAAAGCACGAACCATATTACGCTGATTAGCGACCGTGATACAATCATCGCTGTATCCGGGGCTTCGAAGAAAGAGTATATGGATAAGCCAGTCGGTGAAATGATTGAATCGTGTATGGAGGAGCGCAAAGTAACCCTGCAAACGAATACGGGTGCCTGCGAAATTATTCGTGACAATGAAGAGACGTATACATCGTATGTCATTGCTCCAATTATCGCAGGGGGCGACCCGATCGGCGCTGTTATTCTCCTGACAAAAGAGGATCAGGTAAAAATGGCTGATCTGGAAGTGAAGCTTGCAGAGACTGCGGCAGGCTTTCTTGCCAAACAGATGGAGCAGTAA
- a CDS encoding peptidylprolyl isomerase, with translation MWQIKQAGRLIGTGVLAAGILLAGCGKQEVTVAKYDNDKVITESQYKNYIAIVQTIEPSIEQPIKAGNKDALTSVLHYEIMTAHFADQVKETDDMKKEADANFKQFEEMTKAQLEKGKTLEQYYKEHNVAKKDVQDFFLNQLKLITYFSNEIPEADKKKEYEKAKAQGFLTSADVRQILISTEKRSQAEAKKKADALVKELRTGADFAKLAKENTDDPGSKETGGLYHHTMEDFPLAQTVEAYRKAAMTLPLNQISDPIQTEYGYHIMRVEKRTDEPYAKVEKDITRMLAQQKENEFYTDKLKGIIKEEKIPATMIKEQPKQKTPNQPGQTPVPQAPVQPEQAPKPANQ, from the coding sequence ATGTGGCAAATTAAACAGGCTGGTCGCCTAATTGGTACAGGTGTGCTAGCAGCTGGAATCCTGCTTGCAGGATGTGGAAAGCAAGAAGTGACGGTAGCGAAATACGATAATGATAAAGTAATTACAGAATCTCAGTACAAGAATTATATTGCGATCGTTCAGACAATTGAACCTAGTATTGAGCAGCCGATTAAAGCGGGAAATAAAGATGCGCTGACCTCGGTTCTTCATTATGAGATTATGACGGCACATTTTGCGGACCAAGTAAAAGAAACAGATGACATGAAGAAAGAAGCAGATGCGAACTTCAAGCAGTTCGAAGAGATGACCAAAGCGCAGCTTGAGAAAGGGAAAACCCTGGAGCAGTACTACAAGGAGCATAACGTTGCAAAGAAAGATGTACAGGACTTTTTCTTGAACCAACTTAAGCTGATTACGTACTTCTCAAACGAAATTCCAGAAGCGGATAAGAAGAAAGAATATGAGAAGGCAAAAGCTCAGGGCTTCCTGACATCGGCTGATGTACGCCAGATTTTGATTTCGACAGAAAAACGATCACAAGCAGAAGCGAAGAAAAAAGCGGACGCGCTTGTAAAAGAGCTGCGTACTGGTGCAGACTTTGCGAAGTTGGCCAAAGAAAATACAGACGATCCGGGCAGCAAAGAAACAGGTGGCCTGTATCACCATACGATGGAAGACTTCCCGCTTGCACAAACAGTGGAGGCATATCGCAAAGCCGCTATGACGCTGCCGCTTAACCAAATCAGTGACCCAATTCAAACCGAATACGGCTATCACATTATGCGCGTTGAGAAACGCACAGATGAGCCGTATGCTAAGGTGGAAAAAGATATCACCCGCATGCTGGCACAGCAGAAGGAAAATGAGTTCTATACGGATAAATTAAAGGGCATCATTAAAGAAGAAAAAATTCCGGCTACTATGATTAAGGAGCAGCCAAAACAGAAAACACCAAATCAACCTGGACAGACTCCGGTTCCACAAGCACCGGTGCAGCCAGAACAAGCTCCGAAACCAGCTAATCAATAA